The Paenibacillus tianjinensis genome has a window encoding:
- a CDS encoding GerMN domain-containing protein: MKHMNTVRGLSAACLLTVPILLSGCGLFGSESASVDPPPEEIEAQMLEVSDNTTLDTGVFGPVAEEGTAAEGSTTDKAEAAAPGERTTVFLKDANGLLAPVSLSLPKGDSTVMLKDSLTALVSKGAYASAVPEGFQGVLPAGTEVKSVSVDKDKLAVVEFNSAFNDYKPADERKILEAVTWTLTGQEGIQGVQLWVDGKKLTEMPLQGTPLDHPLSRAFGINLQKNGPMQMNQSAVTVYFSAATPDGTHQYYVPVTRFVPAGEDKVKAALGELIAGPESANGLETAMTGGTVLDSVEAGQNGVVTVSLTDDMFTDGKNVPEEMLESVVLTVAQNAEDAPVQIRLNGLETVTGTNNVDYGKPVSAPEYVNALPL; this comes from the coding sequence ATGAAGCATATGAACACAGTCCGCGGTCTGTCTGCGGCTTGTCTGCTCACGGTTCCCATTCTTTTGTCCGGCTGCGGCCTGTTCGGCTCGGAATCGGCATCGGTTGATCCGCCGCCGGAAGAGATTGAGGCGCAAATGCTGGAAGTCAGTGACAACACCACGCTCGACACCGGGGTATTTGGGCCTGTTGCGGAAGAAGGAACTGCAGCGGAAGGCAGCACTACAGATAAGGCGGAAGCTGCTGCCCCCGGGGAACGGACCACCGTGTTTCTCAAGGACGCTAATGGTCTGCTGGCTCCGGTATCCCTCAGCCTTCCCAAAGGCGACAGTACTGTAATGCTGAAGGATTCGCTTACGGCACTGGTTAGTAAAGGGGCCTATGCCTCGGCTGTACCGGAAGGCTTCCAGGGTGTGCTCCCTGCAGGAACGGAAGTGAAGAGTGTCTCGGTAGACAAAGACAAACTGGCAGTAGTGGAATTTAACTCCGCATTTAATGACTACAAGCCTGCCGATGAGCGTAAAATCCTTGAAGCAGTTACCTGGACATTGACCGGCCAGGAAGGCATTCAGGGTGTGCAGCTTTGGGTAGACGGTAAAAAGCTTACAGAAATGCCGCTTCAGGGCACCCCGCTGGATCATCCGCTGTCACGCGCCTTCGGGATCAACCTGCAGAAGAATGGCCCGATGCAGATGAACCAGAGCGCGGTTACGGTATATTTTTCCGCAGCTACGCCTGACGGTACCCACCAGTATTATGTTCCGGTCACACGCTTTGTACCCGCCGGAGAGGACAAGGTGAAAGCGGCACTGGGAGAGCTGATCGCCGGACCGGAGTCTGCTAACGGCCTGGAGACGGCAATGACCGGGGGAACGGTGTTAGATTCCGTAGAAGCCGGGCAAAATGGGGTAGTTACCGTATCCCTGACTGACGATATGTTCACAGACGGTAAGAATGTGCCGGAGGAAATGCTGGAATCCGTGGTGCTGACGGTAGCGCAAAATGCCGAGGATGCTCCGGTCCAAATCCGTCTGAACGGACTTGAAACGGTCACCGGAACCAACAACGTGGACTATGGCAAGCCGGTCTCTGCTCCGGAATATGTGAACGCACTGCCGTTATAA
- a CDS encoding glycosyl hydrolase family 18 protein, whose protein sequence is MLKKQKSRKAALLGLVAALIITLAAGLGGSVKTANAEGNYKVVGYYASWAAYGRAFNVTDIDPTKMNVINYAFADICWNGIHGNPDPTGPNPVTWSCQNEQGQTISVPNGTIVLGDPWIDAQKSFGDDKWDDPIKGNLKQLWKLKEKNPNLKTVISVGGWTWSNRFSDVAATAATREVFANSAVDFIRKYQMDGVDLDWEYPVSGGLAGNSYRAEDKQNYVLLLQKIREKLNAAGTADGKTYLLTIASGAGPAYIQNNNLSGIAAVVDWINIMTYDFNGSWNTTTGHNAPLYYDPAAASSGLTEPANYNIDKAVTSYLSAGVPAGKLVLGMPFYGRGWGGAPSTGNGQYQVSSGISSTGTWEKGNYDFNDLEANYINKNGYTRYWNNTSKVPYLYNPSTQTYISYDDVESIGYKISYLKSKGLAGAMFWETSGDRNKTLQNKLSTELGGTVVTPTPTPTATVAPTPTATATPKPSATATPTASATPGVTATPTPSATVTPTPTPGQCTVAAWSSTAVYTKGQQASYGGILYEAQWWTQGDRPDLSGAYGVWKVIGTCGNTAASPTPSPSATPTPVPTVTPTATVKPTATASTTPGAGAWLAGTAYKAGDVVTYNGASYTCLQAHTSLAGWEPATTPALWKKN, encoded by the coding sequence ATGCTGAAGAAACAGAAATCGAGGAAAGCTGCGCTGCTGGGCCTTGTAGCTGCTCTGATCATTACACTTGCCGCCGGACTGGGCGGTAGTGTCAAAACTGCAAATGCGGAAGGAAATTACAAGGTGGTCGGGTATTATGCATCATGGGCTGCCTATGGACGGGCTTTTAACGTAACGGATATTGATCCCACGAAAATGAATGTAATTAACTATGCCTTCGCAGACATCTGCTGGAACGGTATACACGGGAATCCCGACCCGACCGGACCGAACCCGGTTACCTGGAGCTGCCAGAATGAGCAGGGCCAGACCATCAGCGTACCGAATGGTACGATTGTGCTGGGTGATCCCTGGATCGATGCCCAGAAAAGCTTTGGGGATGACAAATGGGACGATCCGATCAAAGGCAATCTGAAGCAGCTGTGGAAGCTCAAGGAAAAAAATCCGAACCTCAAGACTGTAATCTCCGTCGGCGGCTGGACCTGGTCGAACCGCTTCTCGGATGTGGCGGCTACGGCGGCGACCCGTGAGGTATTTGCTAATTCCGCGGTTGATTTCATCCGCAAATACCAGATGGATGGGGTCGACCTCGATTGGGAATATCCGGTGAGCGGGGGGCTGGCAGGCAACAGCTACCGTGCGGAAGACAAGCAGAATTACGTACTGCTGCTGCAGAAAATACGTGAAAAGCTGAATGCGGCGGGCACCGCCGACGGCAAAACCTATCTGCTGACCATTGCCTCCGGTGCAGGTCCAGCCTATATCCAAAATAATAATCTCAGCGGCATTGCAGCGGTTGTGGACTGGATCAACATTATGACCTATGACTTTAACGGAAGCTGGAACACCACGACCGGACATAACGCACCGCTGTATTATGACCCTGCGGCAGCGTCTTCCGGGCTTACTGAGCCGGCGAATTATAATATCGACAAAGCTGTTACCAGCTATCTTTCCGCAGGGGTTCCGGCAGGGAAACTGGTGCTCGGCATGCCATTCTACGGCCGAGGCTGGGGCGGAGCGCCGAGTACGGGCAATGGACAGTATCAGGTATCGTCCGGTATTTCCTCTACTGGCACCTGGGAGAAGGGGAATTACGATTTCAATGACCTGGAAGCGAACTATATTAACAAAAACGGCTACACCCGTTACTGGAATAATACATCTAAAGTGCCTTATCTCTATAATCCTTCGACACAAACCTATATCAGCTACGATGATGTAGAATCCATCGGTTATAAGATCAGCTATCTGAAGTCCAAAGGCCTGGCCGGGGCAATGTTCTGGGAGACGAGCGGCGACCGCAACAAAACTCTTCAGAACAAGCTGAGCACCGAGCTAGGCGGTACTGTGGTTACACCAACCCCAACGCCGACTGCAACGGTGGCGCCGACACCAACAGCCACGGCAACGCCAAAACCAAGTGCCACGGCAACACCGACCGCAAGCGCGACTCCTGGCGTTACAGCGACGCCGACGCCAAGTGCCACAGTGACACCAACCCCAACACCGGGGCAATGCACAGTAGCGGCCTGGAGCTCTACCGCCGTATACACGAAAGGCCAGCAGGCCTCTTACGGCGGTATATTATATGAGGCGCAGTGGTGGACTCAGGGCGACCGTCCTGATCTGAGCGGTGCATACGGGGTATGGAAGGTGATAGGAACCTGCGGCAATACCGCTGCTTCCCCGACACCGTCCCCTTCCGCAACCCCCACGCCTGTACCAACTGTTACGCCGACTGCAACGGTGAAACCAACGGCAACCGCATCGACAACACCTGGAGCCGGTGCATGGTTGGCAGGTACCGCTTATAAAGCAGGTGATGTGGTTACCTACAATGGAGCATCTTATACTTGCCTCCAGGCGCACACCTCACTGGCGGGCTGGGAACCGGCGACCACACCGGCTCTCTGGAAAAAGAACTAA
- a CDS encoding NfeD family protein codes for MDVWALWLIIAGVLFVVEMFTFTFYLLWLSIGALAGGVVAILFPDAIFLQVVVGSLVALGLTVFTKPLAARLRSSRGFKDTGTEIVGRQGLVVEPIVPGRYGQVKVGGDTWSATSTEALGKDQKVIVVKRGTTIIEVERWGDTY; via the coding sequence ATGGATGTCTGGGCGTTGTGGTTAATCATTGCCGGCGTCTTGTTTGTCGTAGAAATGTTTACGTTTACATTTTATTTGTTATGGCTTAGTATCGGAGCTTTGGCGGGCGGTGTGGTTGCAATCTTGTTTCCGGACGCAATATTTCTGCAGGTAGTGGTCGGTTCATTGGTTGCTTTGGGTCTGACGGTATTTACCAAACCCCTGGCCGCCAGGCTCCGGAGCTCGCGGGGGTTCAAGGATACCGGGACAGAGATCGTCGGCAGACAGGGGCTGGTCGTGGAACCGATTGTGCCTGGGCGCTACGGGCAGGTCAAAGTAGGCGGTGATACTTGGAGTGCAACGTCCACAGAAGCTCTGGGCAAAGATCAGAAGGTTATCGTTGTTAAAAGAGGTACCACGATTATTGAAGTAGAACGATGGGGGGACACGTACTGA
- a CDS encoding class I SAM-dependent methyltransferase encodes MSEWYEKSFGEDYLIVYRHRDFCGARHEVEQMIGWLELPQGAKILDLCCGMGRHSLALAEAGYEVTGVDLSETLLREARAQAGAGAVTWVQSDMRRLPLPGGFDAVVNLFTSFGYFEEDEEQVKVLREIYRMLKPGGRFIIDFLNPAYVIRHLVPHSSREDGVNLIDESRRIEDGYVKKDIILTSRGDDTPRKYHERVKLYPLETFRRLIAAAGLQIEDVHGDYDEGEYDEEHSKRMIFVGARP; translated from the coding sequence ATGAGTGAATGGTACGAGAAAAGCTTCGGAGAAGATTATTTGATTGTATACCGGCATAGGGATTTCTGCGGAGCCCGGCATGAGGTGGAGCAGATGATCGGCTGGCTGGAGCTGCCGCAGGGGGCAAAGATCCTGGATCTATGCTGCGGCATGGGCCGCCATTCGCTGGCGCTTGCCGAAGCGGGTTATGAGGTCACAGGCGTCGATCTGTCCGAAACCCTGCTTCGTGAAGCCCGTGCCCAGGCTGGTGCCGGAGCGGTGACCTGGGTGCAGTCCGATATGCGCAGGCTGCCGCTCCCCGGCGGTTTTGATGCAGTAGTTAATTTGTTTACTTCATTCGGCTATTTTGAAGAGGATGAGGAACAAGTGAAGGTGCTGCGCGAAATTTACCGGATGCTGAAGCCTGGCGGCAGGTTTATTATAGATTTTCTGAATCCGGCTTATGTCATCCGCCATCTTGTACCGCATTCCTCACGTGAGGACGGGGTTAATCTGATTGACGAGTCCCGCCGGATCGAAGACGGTTATGTGAAGAAGGATATCATCCTTACCTCCCGAGGGGATGATACGCCCCGCAAATATCACGAGCGTGTGAAGCTCTATCCACTGGAAACGTTCCGCAGGCTGATTGCCGCAGCCGGGCTGCAGATCGAAGATGTGCATGGCGATTACGATGAAGGGGAGTACGATGAGGAGCATTCGAAACGGATGATCTTCGTTGGTGCCCGTCCTTAG
- a CDS encoding XTP/dITP diphosphatase: MNAGGGILIVATKNKGKVREFQHAFAPLGLTVKSMFDYPQLPDVVEDGTTFAENAFKKSKAVGDALGLPVLADDSGLCVDALDGRPGVYSARYAGEDARDQDNNLKLLSELEGLKQGEDTGQPLLSPARFVCALSLYDPADGQELTAEGTVEGWITSEPAGGGGFGYDPLFYLPEYEKTMAELTLEEKQRISHRGMALRLLTDKLAAKQRK; this comes from the coding sequence ATGAACGCCGGCGGTGGAATTCTGATTGTCGCTACCAAAAATAAAGGCAAGGTCCGTGAGTTCCAGCATGCTTTTGCACCGCTTGGACTGACCGTGAAGAGTATGTTCGACTACCCGCAGCTGCCGGATGTAGTGGAAGACGGGACAACCTTTGCCGAGAATGCATTCAAAAAATCCAAAGCAGTCGGCGATGCCCTCGGGCTGCCTGTGCTGGCCGATGACTCCGGTCTCTGTGTCGATGCTCTGGACGGCCGCCCAGGGGTCTACTCGGCGCGTTATGCCGGAGAGGATGCCCGGGATCAGGACAATAACCTCAAGCTGCTGAGCGAGCTGGAAGGGCTGAAGCAGGGTGAGGATACCGGCCAGCCGCTGCTCAGTCCCGCCCGTTTCGTCTGTGCCTTGTCGCTTTATGATCCGGCGGACGGCCAGGAGCTGACGGCGGAAGGCACCGTGGAGGGCTGGATTACCTCTGAGCCGGCGGGCGGCGGAGGGTTCGGCTATGATCCGCTCTTTTACCTTCCCGAGTATGAGAAGACGATGGCCGAGCTGACGCTGGAAGAGAAGCAGAGGATCAGCCACCGGGGAATGGCGCTTAGGCTGCTGACGGATAAGCTGGCCGCGAAGCAGCGGAAATAG
- a CDS encoding cupin domain-containing protein yields MTQKEISPLVEALGLQPHVEGGWYKRLWNSSFEIPHETLGSSYSGPRASASSIYFLLHPGEASEWHTVLSDEIWLWHSGSPIVLSLGGSGEQPENVTEVVLGIDVAAGQQPQVVIPAGVWQAARPLGDEPVLVSCIVSPEFHFDDFKLIEK; encoded by the coding sequence GTGACGCAAAAAGAAATTTCTCCGCTGGTGGAAGCGCTGGGGCTGCAGCCTCACGTTGAAGGCGGATGGTACAAAAGACTTTGGAATTCTTCCTTTGAAATCCCGCACGAAACCCTTGGCAGCAGCTACTCGGGGCCAAGAGCCTCAGCGTCGTCCATTTACTTCCTGCTTCACCCGGGCGAAGCTTCGGAATGGCACACTGTGCTCTCCGACGAAATCTGGCTGTGGCATTCCGGCAGCCCGATTGTGCTGAGCCTCGGCGGCAGCGGCGAACAGCCGGAGAACGTTACCGAGGTCGTTCTCGGCATTGATGTCGCAGCCGGCCAGCAGCCGCAGGTGGTCATTCCGGCAGGCGTCTGGCAGGCGGCACGGCCGCTTGGCGATGAGCCGGTGCTGGTTTCCTGCATCGTATCGCCGGAGTTTCATTTCGATGATTTCAAGCTGATCGAAAAGTAA
- a CDS encoding SPFH domain-containing protein: MQLAILGIIVVVVVVFIALTIKIVPQQRVGVVERLGKFNRLLTPGLNILIPVIDQVRTYHDLRIQQANVPPQTVITKDNVQVQIDTIIFYQVVGPEEATYGISDYVYGVRNISTATMRQIIGKLELDETLSGREKISSDIRLALDEATEKWGVRIERVEVIDIKPPLDIQEAMDKQMKAERSKRAIVLEAEAAKQDMILRAEGDKQSKILKAEGDKEARIRQAEGMRQAQELEALGQAKAIQAVAEAEKSRIQLISSAGLDERVLAYQSFDALTEISKGAANKVFLPSSAVETLGTLGAIAEVFKASKESK, translated from the coding sequence ATGCAATTAGCCATTTTAGGAATTATCGTTGTTGTTGTCGTAGTATTTATCGCACTGACGATCAAAATCGTTCCGCAGCAAAGGGTAGGCGTAGTCGAACGGCTCGGGAAATTTAACCGCCTGCTTACACCGGGTCTTAACATCCTTATTCCGGTTATCGACCAGGTACGAACCTATCATGATTTGCGGATTCAGCAGGCCAATGTGCCGCCGCAAACGGTCATTACGAAGGACAACGTGCAGGTGCAGATTGATACGATCATCTTTTATCAGGTGGTAGGCCCGGAAGAAGCGACTTATGGGATCTCCGATTATGTATACGGGGTACGCAACATCTCCACGGCAACCATGCGGCAGATTATCGGGAAGCTGGAGCTGGATGAAACCCTGTCCGGCCGGGAAAAAATCTCCTCGGATATCCGGCTCGCCCTGGATGAAGCGACGGAAAAGTGGGGCGTACGGATCGAACGCGTGGAGGTCATTGATATTAAGCCGCCGCTTGATATCCAGGAAGCGATGGATAAGCAGATGAAGGCAGAACGCAGCAAACGTGCGATTGTCCTTGAGGCGGAAGCCGCCAAGCAGGATATGATCCTGCGCGCAGAAGGCGACAAGCAGAGTAAGATCCTGAAGGCTGAAGGTGACAAGGAAGCGCGTATCCGTCAGGCGGAAGGCATGCGCCAGGCGCAGGAGCTGGAAGCGCTCGGTCAGGCCAAGGCGATTCAGGCAGTGGCGGAAGCCGAGAAATCGCGTATCCAGCTGATCAGCAGCGCCGGACTGGATGAGCGGGTGCTGGCCTATCAATCCTTTGATGCATTAACTGAAATCTCCAAGGGTGCAGCCAATAAAGTGTTCCTGCCAAGCAGTGCTGTGGAAACGCTGGGTACACTCGGTGCCATCGCTGAGGTGTTCAAGGCCAGCAAGGAGAGCAAATAA
- a CDS encoding MBL fold metallo-hydrolase gives MVSGRRLKEGGEGAMRKAQIKAWESGILQVSVPMDPPLRQVNCYIVTEPQGGITVIDPGPHTQEAELAWEGVLDELDLSWDHIRKIVVTHHHPDHYGLAGWLQSRSGSRVWMSERAHAEARMSWGGAATLNEALPLLFLRHGMPEEWIRGIREHLVSFLPQVTPQAEVSYIDAAVPVVIGGREWTPVLTGGHAPGHVSLYEAGSGLVFCGDAILPQISPNVGLQPGSDPQPLQTFLEGLRALRSLRVSRAFPGHREPFTVWTERADSLLRHHEERLDTAAQLLAGGPLSGFAVCEALFRSRVSSAHQMRFAMSEALAHLAELVRRGRAAELAPIPGGPVLFAAADR, from the coding sequence ATGGTTTCAGGCAGAAGACTCAAAGAGGGCGGTGAAGGAGCCATGCGGAAGGCACAGATAAAGGCTTGGGAGAGCGGCATCCTTCAGGTATCCGTGCCGATGGATCCGCCGCTGCGTCAGGTGAACTGTTATATTGTGACAGAGCCGCAGGGCGGCATCACGGTGATTGACCCCGGTCCCCATACACAGGAGGCGGAGCTGGCCTGGGAGGGCGTGCTGGACGAGCTGGATTTATCCTGGGACCATATCCGGAAAATTGTGGTTACCCATCATCACCCTGACCATTACGGTCTGGCGGGCTGGCTGCAGTCCCGCAGCGGCAGCCGGGTATGGATGTCGGAGCGAGCCCACGCCGAGGCCCGGATGTCCTGGGGCGGGGCAGCGACTCTCAATGAGGCGCTGCCGCTGCTGTTCCTCCGGCACGGGATGCCGGAGGAATGGATCCGGGGGATCAGGGAGCATCTGGTGAGCTTCCTGCCCCAGGTTACCCCGCAGGCGGAGGTCAGCTATATCGACGCTGCGGTGCCGGTTGTGATTGGCGGCCGGGAGTGGACGCCGGTTCTGACCGGCGGGCATGCGCCGGGTCACGTGTCTTTGTATGAGGCCGGCAGCGGGCTTGTGTTCTGCGGCGATGCGATTCTGCCGCAGATCTCGCCCAATGTCGGCCTGCAGCCGGGCAGCGATCCGCAGCCGCTGCAGACGTTCCTGGAGGGGCTTCGCGCGCTGCGCAGCCTCCGGGTGAGCCGTGCGTTCCCGGGCCACCGGGAACCGTTCACGGTGTGGACGGAGCGGGCGGACAGCCTGCTCCGGCACCATGAGGAGCGGCTGGATACCGCCGCTCAGCTGCTGGCCGGCGGACCGCTCAGCGGGTTCGCGGTCTGTGAAGCGCTGTTCCGCAGCCGCGTGTCCAGCGCGCATCAGATGCGCTTCGCCATGAGCGAGGCGCTGGCGCATCTGGCCGAGCTGGTGCGCCGGGGGCGGGCAGCGGAGCTTGCGCCTATCCCCGGCGGGCCGGTCCTGTTCGCAGCTGCGGACAGGTAG
- a CDS encoding phosphatidylglycerophosphatase A family protein encodes MEDIKNPYSLNSKAVAEATKYWLHKRGVTLEEIAELVLFLQQKYYPNLTIEECVHNVEMVLSKREVQNAVLTGIQLDVLAEEGKLFTPLQDMIENDESLYGVDEILAFSIVNVYGSIGFTNYGYVDKLKPGVLERLNDKTTGQIHTYLDDIVGAVAAAASSRIAHRKQAEREQELGLPHAPEDTEEAARKLAAEDGLE; translated from the coding sequence ATGGAAGATATAAAAAATCCTTACAGTCTTAACAGCAAAGCGGTTGCAGAGGCGACCAAGTACTGGCTGCATAAGCGCGGCGTGACGTTGGAGGAGATTGCTGAGCTTGTTCTGTTTCTGCAGCAAAAATACTATCCGAATCTGACGATCGAGGAATGTGTCCATAACGTCGAAATGGTGCTGAGCAAGCGCGAGGTGCAGAATGCGGTGCTGACCGGGATTCAGCTGGATGTGCTGGCGGAGGAAGGCAAGCTGTTCACTCCGCTGCAGGATATGATCGAGAACGATGAGAGCTTATACGGGGTAGACGAAATTCTCGCCTTCTCCATTGTGAACGTATATGGCAGCATCGGCTTCACCAACTATGGTTACGTAGACAAGCTGAAGCCCGGTGTGCTGGAGCGGCTGAACGATAAAACCACCGGGCAGATTCACACCTACCTGGACGACATCGTCGGCGCTGTGGCCGCTGCCGCCAGCAGCCGCATTGCCCACCGCAAGCAAGCGGAACGCGAGCAGGAGCTCGGCCTCCCGCATGCGCCGGAGGATACCGAAGAAGCCGCCAGAAAGCTGGCGGCTGAGGATGGGCTGGAGTAA
- the rph gene encoding ribonuclease PH, producing MRSNGRNDDQLRPLTITTQTNKYAEGSVLIEMGDTKVIVTATVDEKVPPFLKGQGKGWVTAEYSMLPRATQTRNQREAARGKLTGRTMEIQRLIGRALRSVVNLQALGERSITLDCDVIQADGGTRTASITGAFVAMAFAINKIALQHKLSVFPITDYLAAISVGVVGDKTLLDLNYEEDSKAKVDMNVVMTGGGAFVEVQGTGEERPFTRQELDQLLGLGEKGIYELIAVQKEVLGPIALKIPSGQPGQEV from the coding sequence ATGAGATCAAACGGACGTAACGACGACCAGCTCCGGCCGCTGACAATAACCACCCAAACGAATAAATATGCTGAGGGTTCAGTTCTGATTGAAATGGGAGACACGAAGGTCATCGTCACCGCGACGGTGGATGAGAAGGTCCCGCCGTTTCTGAAAGGACAAGGCAAAGGCTGGGTGACTGCTGAATATTCCATGCTTCCCCGGGCGACCCAGACGCGCAACCAGCGTGAGGCGGCACGCGGCAAGCTGACCGGACGGACGATGGAGATCCAGCGGCTGATCGGACGGGCGCTTCGTTCCGTAGTCAATCTGCAGGCGCTCGGCGAGCGCAGCATTACACTGGACTGTGACGTCATCCAGGCGGACGGCGGCACACGGACGGCTTCGATTACAGGCGCTTTTGTAGCGATGGCGTTTGCCATTAACAAAATTGCGCTGCAGCATAAACTTAGCGTATTCCCGATTACCGATTATCTGGCCGCAATCAGCGTCGGTGTGGTCGGCGACAAAACGCTGCTTGATTTGAACTATGAAGAGGATTCCAAAGCAAAAGTCGATATGAACGTAGTCATGACCGGCGGCGGGGCATTTGTAGAAGTGCAAGGCACCGGGGAGGAGCGGCCGTTCACCCGCCAGGAGCTTGACCAGCTGCTCGGTCTTGGGGAGAAGGGGATCTACGAGCTGATCGCCGTGCAGAAGGAAGTACTCGGTCCGATCGCGCTCAAAATCCCGTCCGGCCAGCCTGGCCAAGAGGTGTAG